The Brachyspira hyodysenteriae ATCC 27164 sequence GATGCTATTAATCCGCCTACAACTGTTAATCCCAAAATAGCAGCTCCTTCTGTTATAGGTGCTATAGAATTGGCAAATCCTACTGCCAATTTTTTACTTTGATTGTATCCAAGATAAGTAAATTTATATCTTAGAAAAAGTACAGCTAAACATGCAAATACTGGTACTATTAATCCTATAGCATTTCCGTCTAATGCCACATAAGAAGCAATAGAAAATACTATAGCTCTATATATAGCAAGAAATAAAGTATCGCCTACGCCGGCAAAAGGTCCCATTAAACCTGTTTTCAAACTAGATACAGCCTCTTCAGATTTTTCACCTAAACTCTCTTCCAAAGCCATATCTGCCCCTATTATAAGGTGAGACATTGCAGGAGTGGTATTGAAATATCCTAACTGCATTTTTAAAGCTTTTTTCATTCCTTCAGGATTATTTTTATATATTCTTTTTAAGGCAGGCATTATTACCCAAGCATATCCTAATCCCTGCATTTTCTCATAATTCCATCCCCATTGAAATCCGAATAAATTTCTAACATATACTTTATTAATATCGCTTTTAGTTAATTTATTATTTTCCATTTATTAACTCCTATTTTATTAAAATGAATTATTATCCGTCTATTTCTATTTCATCATCATCAGAAGCTGAATTACCTGCTGTCTCTTTTACAACTGTTTTATCCATTGTTCTATAATAATTAAGAGAAGCAAAAGCAAATCCTAATAAAGCTACAGCTAGTACAGTCATGTTTCCGCCGCTGAATGCTATAGCTACAAAACCTATTATGAAATAATAGAAATATTTTTTTAATGGTAAATATCTCATAAGTATTGCAATACCCATTGCAGGAAGTAAAGCTCCGGCAGCCTTTAATCCGTTCATAAACCAATCAGGTATGAAATTATTTATAGTCTGTATTACTGTTTCTCCGAAAAACAATCCTATAAATACAGGTATTACCCTTGATAATACCCATGGAAAAATACCTAGTACATTGCACATCTCTACTCCTCTGTAATTACCTTCCTCTGCATATCTATCTGCTTTGTGCTGGAATATCAAGTTAGTCATTCTTCCTAAAATATCAAGCTGTGTTAATAAAAGTCCTATAGGAACGGCTATAGCTATTCCGTATTCAGCACCCCTTTGTGAAATTATCGCATAAGAAGTACCTATTATTGCTCCGGATAAATAATCAGGAACTGTGGCTCCTCCATAAGTAGCTACTCCTAATGTGGCTAATTGCAAAGTAGCGCCTATAAATAATCCTGATTTTAAATCTCCCAACAAAAAACCTGTAAAAGCAGCAGCAAATAATGGTGTATATACGCCTATTTGTATAGAAATTTGATCTAATACGCCTATTACTGTGTATATACATAGTATTAGAATTACTACAGAAGATAATTCTTGCATAAAACATACTCCTAAAATATTTTTGTAATTATATTACATTAATTAAAATATTATACGTAAATAATGTAATTTCATTACATTTTAATAGTATACATAAAAAATCTGCTATTGCAAGTTTTTTTTATAAAAAATTCAAAATTTATCAATATAATTTTTTAATTTTAAAAAACCTCACTACATACCCGCCCTTTTATATTGGCATGTTCATTACATTCATAGACTAATTAATATTTAATATCAGTTTATAAAAGCAAGCCCGCCCAAAATTTAATTAGGTTTTATATCCTCATACCGCACGGTGAGCAGATTTTTCAATATAATGAAATTTGTATTATTAATTGATTAAAATTCTTCGATTGGTTTACCGTGCGTTTCATAAGTTACAAATTTAAAAAAAGCTTGGGTGGGTTTTAATATTTCTATATTTGTATTTAAGAAAAATAAGGTAAAAATTTCATAGTTATTTTTATAAGAATAAAGGGAGGGATATGTAAATAAATTAAAAAATTTTTAATTATAACATATATAGATGACAAAAATTGTCGCTGTATTTAAATAATAAAATAATAACTTATAAAGCATCAAATAAAATACTTAAGGATTTTTTTATATTACCGTTAATATTAGCAGTTAATTACTAAGTAAAGGAGTTATTAGTATGACTATCAATAGAATAAATAATAATAATGTACAGCAAGCAGCACAAGTTCAAATGCCTGTTCCTAAAGAAAATACTGCAGCTCAGAACCCTACTAATATACAAAAGATAAGCCAGCAAGGAAGCGGTATATCTCCTCTTTCAAGCAGATACACTTATGCTATAGGACGTGATGGAAAAAGATATGTTTTACAGCTTAGAATAGATATATCTTCTGTAAGAGCTTTTAGTTCATTAGCATAAAATATATTTTTTATATTATTTTTGTATTATGTAAACATTTACGGATAAAATGTTTTTATAAGGATAATTCTATGTTTTATATTAGTATATAAGCTGGAAATTTAAATTCCAGCTTAATAATATTATATTTAACTAGATTTCTTTACAACAATCCTATTACCTTCTACAAGAATAACTTTTAAACTGCTGCCCTTATCTATAAATTCACCTTCGCTTACAGCATCATATTTTTGTCCATCTATTACTATGTATCCTGAAGGTCTAAAAAAAGTTTCAGCAATACCCTCTTTGCCAATTAAATCATCATATGAAACACTTGAATGATATCCTGAAGTATCACTATCAAGTGTAATTTTATCTTTAAAATCTTTTGATTTGCTCATAAATCTTGCAATCAATATTACAAGTATTATATCTATTATTAAAGATATAAATATAACAAAAGATGCCACAGCAATATTATGTATTCCAAAAGAAATAAATATACCTGCCACAATACCTATTATTCCAAGTATACCTGTAATTCCGAAACCAGGTATAAGAAATATCTCAACGCAAAGAAGAATAATACCAAGCAAAAATATTGCAGGAGCCAAAAAAGTACTGCTTCCTGAAAAAAACTGAACAAAGAAAAATACAGCAAAAGCTATTATTGCAGTTACTCCTCCAACACCAAAACCTGGAGTCTTTATCTCAAGATATATTCCTGCTATTCCTATAGACATTAATATACTTAAAACAAAAGGATTAAGAAGAAATTTCAATACTGAATCATATACATCTTCTTCTATATTTATTATTTCCGCATTTTCAATATTTTTTAATTCTAATATTTCATTTATAGAATTAGCTTTTTTATCTGCAATATTTATAGATACTGCCTCATCTGCACTCAATGTAAGTAAAGTCTTATCATCTAAATCTATACCGTCACTTTTTTTAGTTAAAATTATAGTTTCATCAACCATAGCTTCGGCTGCTTTAGCATTCTTTTTCGTAGTTTCAGCAGATGCCCTCATGGCTGCACGCATTGCACTAACTTCTTTTTCACCTGCTTTTTTAGGTTCGTTTCCATTTAAATAAATCGGAGTAGCCGCACCTATAACACTACCGTCAGACATGTAAATTTCTTTGGCACTCAATGATATTAAAGCTCCAGCAGATAATGCATTCTTATTAATATAAACTACTACAGGAACATTGCTTTCCATAATATAATTTTTTATAGATAATGCTGATGAAAGAAGTCCTCCAGGCGTATCTAATTCTAATATAATCAAATCCGCTTTTTTATCATTTGCTTCATCTATTGAATTTTTTATATATCCAGCATACCATCTATCTATCTCTTGAAATTCCTGCTTCTTTATAACATAAACTTTACCGTCTTTAGAATATAAATAATTAGAAAAAATAAAGATGCTTAAAAAAAATATTATTAATATATTATTAAATTTTTTCATTAACCCCACTCTCTCCATAATATAAATTTATATTATTATTTTAGTATAACTTATATTTTTTTCAAGCATTCTTCATAATTCCCCGCCCAATTTTCTATAAAATACTTCTTAGAAATTTATACCTATTATTTTTTATAAACGAATACAGAAATGTTAACACCCGCCCAAGCGTAATTTAAATTTATAATCTTTATAACGCCGTTTAAAAGACTATTATTTATTATTTAAATTATAATTGAAAAAACAGCGTATATTTTAAGCATATCTCAGCGGCGGTGTATAAATATTAAATTTAAAAAAACTTGGGTGGGATTCTAAAAATTCTAATTGAGCCATAAAAAAAATTAAAAGTTTGAATTCAGATTTAAACTATAAATATAAAGGGTGGGGAGTGAAAATAAAACTTTAAAACTTAATTACATACCCCGCCCTTTTTCCTATAAAGTACAATTTAGAAATTTCTACCTATTATTTTTTATAAGCTAATATTTAAATGCTAACGCCCGCCCAAGTTTTATTTATACTGCAGAATTTTTTCATGACTGAAAACTTATTATCAATGTACCTGCCACTATAAAAAGCACACCTATAATAATTTTTATATTCAAAGACTCTTTTAAAAATATTGCCGCTAATATTATGGTAAAAACTATAGAAAGTTTATCTATAACTACTACCCTATTAACATTTCCAATCTGTAAAGCCTTGAAATAAAAAAGCCATGATAAACCTGTTGCTATACCTGATAATACTATAAATATAATAGTCTTTGTATTGAGATTTTTTATAGTTTCTATTGTGTTTATAGAGTTCACAGAATTTGTATAAAAAACTATAACCCAAGACATTATTAATATTATAATAGTCCTTATGGCAGTTGCTAAATTTGAATTAATTCCAGCTAAACCTATCTTTATAAGTATAGCAGTAAGAGATGCAAATATTGATGATAATAATGCAAAAATAATATCCATAGAAAAGCCCTTAATTTTTAATATAGTGTTTTGTAATTTTATATTTTTGTATTGAATTATTTTTTGTTTATGATGTTCTTATGCAGATAAAGCACATTATCTAAAAGCATAGAAACAGTAACACTTCCAACCCCATTAGGTACAGGAGTAATATAAGAAGCTAACTTTGAAGCCTCTTCAAAATTAACATCCCCTTTTAAAGAACCGTCCTCTAGTACATTTATACCAACATCTATAACTACAGCTCCTTCCTTTATATATTCGCCTGTAATGAATTCTGCTTTTCCTATAGATACACATAATATATCAGCATTCTTACAAAGCTCTTTTAAATTCTTAGTCTTTGAATGTGCTATTGTTACAGTAGCTGACTTCTGTAAAAGTAAATGAGCTAAAGGTTTGCCAACTATCTCACTTCTGCCTATAACAACAGCATTAGCACCTTCTATATTAATGCCTGATTTCTCTATTAAAGCCATAGCACTTTTAGCAGTACATGGAGCTAAATTACTGTCCCCTATGAATATCCTTCCCAAATTAACATGTGATATTGCATCAGCATCTTTTTCTATAGAAATGGTTTCATAAACTTTTTTCTTGCTTATATGTTTAGGAAGAGGCATCTGAATCATTATTCCGCTTGTTTCTGATTCTTCATTTAAATATTCTATTAATGTCAAAAAATCTTTTTCCGTTGTGTTTACAGGAAGATTATGCAAAGAGCCTATCATTCCTACACTTTCAGCCTGCTTTTTTGCCCTTGTAAAATAAACCTCTGTAGATTTATCATCCTCAAAGTATAGAAAATCTATTCTTGGCTTTTTTTCAAGAATTTCTGTTTCTTTCTTTATCCTTTCTTTTATCTCTTTCGCTAATTCTCTTCCATCTAAAATATTAGACATATAAACTCCTAATCAAATTTTCTTATTGTTTTATAATAATATAATGCTGTAAAATAAAATACAAGTATAGATTTTTTAATATTTATATTGTATAGTATTTAACTATGATAAAAAAAATATTTATTATATTTTTTACAGCCATAACTATAAGCAGCATATCTTTTGCTCAGAAAAAAATAATCATATTTGAAACAGAATACTACAATAACTATGCATCATATGCATTTAAAGACCTTATAATAAAAAATTTATTCATCAATTCTGACTTTCGTATAATACCTTATATGCCATATAGAAAAAATAATTATAAAGGAATAAAATCAAAAATAAAAGAACTCACTTTAAATAATAATGCAGATATATCTATCACATATAATTTATTAAAATATAAAAATGGATTCGTTCTTAATTATGTGATATTTGACAGAGAAAAACCTAATGAATGGAAAGAAAAAAATATTTATTCAAAAGAAGAAAAATTCTTTGAATCTATTAATAAAGTGCTGGAAGATATATATTCTTATTCTCAACAAAATAATAACCATAACCTAATAAAAGAAGATGAATATATTCCACTTATAGGGTATTACACTCAAATAGTAAACAGCAATGAAAAGTATGATGAAGATAAGAAAAAAAATTATGAAATGTTCTTTAATTTCTATAAAGATAATATATATTTCAATATGGATTATTTAGAATATCTTACAGAAAAAGGAAATAAAAATTCCATCAATGATATGAATATAATAGTAAATAATATGAAGAAATATTTGGATAAAAATAATCATTATTATTTATCTGCTATTGGAGATTTATATTACAGCAAATATAAAACTAATGTAGAAAATGAGGATATAGAAATAAGTATAGAAAATTATATCAAAGCTATAAATGCCAAAAATTATAATTACATATATTATAAAAAACTTGCCAATGCTTATATATTAAACAATGATTATGATAATGCTTCAAAATGCTATAATAAATCAATAGAAATTTATGATAAAGATATAAGCTTAATAAAAGATGCAGTATATTTACTTAAAAGAGATATGAATAAGAATGGAAATTTAGTGATAGAATATTTAAAAAAAATTGTTAATATAAATAAGAATGATGATGAATCTTTGGAAGAATTAGCAGGTATATACGAAAATTTAGGGGATAAGTATAATTGTCAAATCTATTATACTAAACTTCTTGAAGCTGTTAATTATAATCTTTATATAATTAATAATGAACAGCCCAATCCTGTACTATATGATAAATATATAAAAAAAAGAAATGAAATAACAAAAAAATTAAAAGACTTGAGTATGTAATTTATCATATAATATTTTAATAAATCGTATATACAAAAAAATATATTTATTGTATAATCGCAAAAACCAAAAAGGAATAAAAAATGAAAATTATTAATAGTATAATAACAAATACTAATAATGTAATGTACGGTTATTTATTATTGGCAGTATTCCTTGTTATTTCTGTTTTCTTTACTATAAGATTAAAAGGAATACAAATTTCACATTCAATACATGCCTTAAAACTTCTATTCTCAAAACATGAAAAAGGAGACGGAGTTTCAGGATTTGTGAGTTTTTGTATAAGTACGGCTTCAAGAGTTGGTACAGGAAATATTACCGGAGTTATGACTGCGGTTTCTGCAGGCGGACCTGGTGCTTTATTCTGGATGTGGATAATGGCTATTTTAGGCGGAAGTTTAGCTTTTTCAGAAAGTACATTAGCACAGCTTTATAAAGAAAAAGATTCTCAAGGAAAGTTTATCGGAGGAGCTTCTTTCTATATAAAAAGCAGATTAAAAAAACCAATACTAGCAATATTATTTGCTTTGTGTATGATATTTACATATACAACTTTTAATGGAGTTCAGGCCAACACAATATCAAGTGCCCTATCAAAATACAATGTATCTGTTTATATCACAGCCATAATTTTAACAGTAATCACAGGAATAATATTATTCAGTAAAAGAAGAGAGACTATAACTCATGCTTGTGTATTTATAGTACCTGTTATGGCAATACCTTATATATTGATAGGACTTTTTATATTCTTTACTAATTTGCCTTCAGTACCTTTGGCATTTCAAAATATATTCATTCAGGCATTTAAACCTAGTGCAGTTTTTGGAGGTGCTATAGGAATCACAATTTCAAACGGATTAAAAAGAGGTTTATTCTCAAATGAAGCTGGTATGGGAGGTGCTCCTCATGCTGCTGCAGCTGCTCATACTTCTCATCCTTGTAAACAGGGTTTAATACAGATGTTCTCAGTATTTACTGATACTATATTGATATGTTCTATTTCCGGATTCATACTTCTATTATCTCCTGAAGCTATGAATGAAGTTAAAAATATGGAAGGTATTAATTTATTCCAATATGCTATGGAATCACATTTGGGAAGTTTCGGTTCTATATTTATTACAGTATGTATATTGTTCTTCTCTTACAGTTCTATATTAGGAAATTTCTTCTATATAAAAACTGGTGCTGCTGCTGTAAAAGATAATTTTGTAGCCTATATAATAGTAGGACTTATGACTATAGCAATGGTTTTTGCAGGTTCATTGGCTGAGTTCAAAACTATATGGGGAGCAGGCGATATGTTTATGGGCTTTATGGCTTTATTAAACATTATAGTTATGGTAATACTTAATAAGCCTGTATACTTGCTTACTAAACATTATGTAAGTCAATTAAAAGAACATAAAGAACCTACATTCGATAAAAACATAATAGAAGAATTAAAAACTGATGATGCCATCACTCAATGGGATAATAAAAATTAATTGTATAAAAATTGATTAATAATAAATATAATAAGGGCTTGCACTTGATTAAAAGTGAAGCCCTTTATTTTTTAATTTAAATAATTAATAAAAATAATAAAAAACCCCAAGCATTAATAAATAATACTTGGGGAAAAACTATGATTAGAATATATTAATTAAAAGTTGACATCATTTCCATAGTAAGCTGCTTCTAATACCTTTTTCATATTAGAAACGTCAGTCTCTCTTGGGTTAGAGCCTGTACAAGGGTCAGCAACGGCATTCTTAGCTATATCATCACATTTTTGTTTGAAGTGATCTTCAGTTACGCCGTTATCTTTATAAGTTTGTTTGATTCCTAATTTACTATTTAATTCTTTAACTTTGTTTACTAAAGAAGCTGTAAGCTCTGCATCAGTATTTCCAGAAAGTTTAAGCATTCTAGCTATATCAGCAAATCTATCGGCACAAACTTTTGAATTGTATTGTATAACATAAGGAAGAAGTATAGCATTGCATCTTCCATGAGTAATATGGAATTCAGCACCTGTTTTATGAGCCAAACTATGTACTATACCAAGTAAAGCATTTGAGAAAGACATACCGGCTAAACATTGAGCAACATGAAGTTTTGCCCTACCCTCTTTATCTCCCTTAACTGCTTTTTCTATATTATGAACAATCATATCAATAGCTTTCATAGCTAAAGCATCAGTAATATCAGTTCTAAGTCCTGCAACATAAGCCTCTATAGAGTGAGTAAGTGCATCCATACCAGTATCAGCAGAAACTGTTTCAGGCATTGTCATAGGAATAGAATAATCTAATATAGCAATGTCCGGAGTAATTTCAAAATCTGCTAATGGATATTTAATATTAGTAGAATAATCAGTTATAACTGAGAAAGCAGTAACCTCTGAAGCTGTACCGCTTGTAGAAGGAATTGCTGCAAATATTGCTTTCTTTCTAAGTTTAGGCATAGTGAAAGGAGTTTTAATATCATCAAATTTCTTCTCAGGATATTCATAAAACACCCACATAGCCTTAGCCGCATCTAAAGCAGAACCTCCTCCCAATGCCACTATTACATCAGGATTGAATTCTCTCATAGCCTCAGCACCTCTATAAACTGTTTCTATAGAAGGATCTGGTTCAACACCGTCAAAAATCTTAACTTCTAAACCAGTATCTTTTAATATCTTTTCGCATTTATCAAGGAAGCCTCCTCTTTTCATGGAAGATCCGCCTGTAACTATTATAGCTTTTTTATAACCTTTCAAATTTTTCAATTCTTCCATAGCATTATCGCCATAGTATAAATCTCTAGGGATTGTGAACCTTGACATATTTAATCTCCTAAAATATCTTTTTATTGTTCTTTATTATAACATTTATATAAAACTTGTCAATTATATTATTATAAAAAATATATATTTTTTATAATTTAGTATATTATAGATACATATTGGTTCTTTATATTAAGTTAGTAAATAAATAAAGGTACAAGTAGTTTTTTACTTGTACCTCATAAAGATAAGATATATGTTAATTATTACCAAGCTTTGTTTGAACTTCCAAACACATCCATATTATGGCAAACTGTTTCATAAACATTATTTCTTATGCCTTTAATTAATTTCATTAAATCAGTACCATTTTTCTCAGGATCTTCTTTAACAAAATCCATTACAGCTTTACCTGCAGATTTACAATTTCCTGTATAGAAATTGATCTTACATATTCCAAGACTTACAGCTTTTCTGAAATCATCATCATATATACCAGATCCGCCATGTAAAACTAAAGGTAAATTAGTTAATTTTGATATAGTTTCTAATCTTTCAAAATCTAATTTTGGCTCTCCTTTATAGTTTCCATGAACATTACCTATAGATATAGCTAAAGCATCAATTTCTGTCTTTTTAACAAAGTCTAAAGCTTCATCAGGATTTGTAAATGCATCTTCTTCTTTTACTATATTTGCTTCAGATCCGCCAATAGTTCCTAATTCACCTTCAACAGATATTCTTACACTATGACATATATTAACTATCTCTTTAGTTCTTCTAATATTTTCTTCATAAGGATAAGCAGAAGCATCAATCATTATAGAAGAAAAACCATTCTGTATGCATCTCACAACAGTATTTAATGTTAAGCCATGATCCAAATGCAATACTACAGGAACAGAAGCCTTAGAAGCCATATCAACTGCTGCCTTACAAAAAGATTCAAAATTAGGCATATCAACTACATGTCCTTCAGCTATTTGAGTTATAACAGGACTTTTCTTATCTTCAGCAGCTTTAATAATTGTTTCTAAGAAAGTAAAAGAACTTACATTAAAAGCTCCAATTCCATATTTACCGTCTTTAGCTCTATTTAAAGCATCTTTTAAAGTTACAATAGACATTTTTATATTCCTCCGATCTCTAATAATTTATATTAATTTTTTTTAGCAGAAAACTTTTTCCAAAAACCTAATACCAAAGCAGTTATAACAGAACCTAAAATTATTATTCCAGTATATAATAGAGGTTTATTTGTTATAGGTATTACAAATATACCGCCATGTGAAGCCATCATTACTATATTAAAATACTGAGTTAAGAATCCTGAAACCATAGCACCTATTACAGATGAAACTATTACTCTTACAGGGTCTGATACAGCAAAAGGAATTACACCTTCTGTTATAAAGCAAGCACCTAAGAAATAACAAGTTTTACCAGCTTTTCTTTCTGTTTCAGTAAAGTATTTAGCAAATAATGTTGTACATAAAGCTATTCCCAAAGGCGGAACCATTCCCCCTGCCATCATAGCACTCATGAAATCAGCATTTCCTGAAGCAAAAGCAGCATTTGCAAATAAACCAGCTGTTTTATTTATAGGTCCTCCCATATCAGTAGCCATCATTCCTGCTACTATTAATCCTATAATTCCTTTGTGAGAAGCACCTATTCCGTTTAAGCCTTGAACCATTAAATCCATCAATTTAGCTATAGGCATAAATACAGGCCATAATATTAAACAAGTTAAAATCAATCCGAATAAAGGATATAATAATGCACCTTTCAAACTAGAAATAGATTTTGGTATATTCTTTAATACTTTTTTCAATAGTATTGCTACATATCCTGCTACAAAGCCTGCTAATATACCGCCCAAGAAACCTGTTTTATAATAGTTTGCTAATAAACCAGCAACCATACCAGGCATGAATGCAGATTTACCTCCAACACTATTAGCAATATAAGCAGATAATATAGCAATGATTAAACTGAAAGCTCCAACTTTTCCTCCACCTATTGTATCAAAGAATCCTGCTATAGGATTATAATCAGGTGATTCAGGATTTGAAGCAGTTATTCCAAATGCAAATGAAATACCAATACATATACCTCCAGCAATAATAAATGGAAGCATATTTGAAAATCCTGCCATTAAGTGTTTATATATTCCTTTTCTTGAAGAAGTTTGAAGAAGATCATCTAAATCCTCGTCTCCAGATGCTTCTAATGTATATGATTTAATATTTCCAGATATTATATTTTTTATAAGATTATCAGAATTTTTCACAGCCTCAGTTACGGGAACTTCAATTATTTTTTTACCAATGAATCTATCTTTATTTTCAACAGGTTTATCAGCAGCAAATAAAACATAATCTGCATTTTTTATGTCATCAGCAGTTAATGCATTTCCTATACCGTCAGATCCTTGCGTTTCAACTTTAATTTCAACATTGTTTGATGCTGCATATTTTTTTAAAGCATTGGCTGCCATATATGTATGAGCAACGCCTGTGGGACAAGATGTAATTGCTACGATTTTCATAATAAAATTTCTCCTTGTTTTTATTTTTATTTATATTCAATAAATATTATGCATTATTTTTTAATACTTCTTCCATTTTCAATATAATCTTGGATTCATCCCCACTCTTTGAATTTCTTATAAATGTTTGCAGATCATCATCTTGAACAATGGATGCAACAGAGCTTAATATATCTATAAACTCATTATTTGCTTTTAAAGGAGCTAGTATAGAATATGCTAAATCTATATTCTCACCTTTGTTATATTCAATAGGTTTTTCTAACTGTACTAATATAACCTTAAGCTTGTTTATAGCTTCTGATCTAGCATGAGGCATTGCTATCATATCGCCTATAATGGTATTGCCGTCTTTTTCCCTATCAAATAATCCTTTTTTTACATCTTCAGCATTATTAGATATGCCTAAATCTTTAGAAATACAAGATAAAAAATCAAATAATTCATCTTTATTTGAGCAAGACTTACTCAAAAATATAGTAGATTCAGAAATAAAATCCATAAATATAACCTCAAATTAATTAATTTATATATACAAGTATATAAAAATTATTATAAATTGTCAATAACTTAATCAAAATATTATCAAAATATTATCAAAAAATTTAAAAAAATCCCAAGGTTTATATATTAAATACCGGAAATGATAATAAATTAATATGATTTTGTAAGGAGAATATCTATATTATTTTCTTTAAGATATGAAGTTATATCATCTGGAGGAAGTTCATCTGTTATTAGTTTATGAATTTCATTAAGATTGCAATATGTTTGAAGTGAGATGCAATTGAATTTACTTTTATCAGCAAGCAGCACAACCATCTTACTTTTTATAACTGCCATAGATTTTATTTCTGATTCCAATGCTGATAAATCTGTAACTCCATTAGTAACTGATAAGCCTGTTGTAGACATGAAACATTTTGATATATTAAATGTTTTGAGTATATTGGCACTAGAAGCTCCTAATAATGATAAATTTTTTCTATCAAGAACTCCTGATAAAGAAATGACGTTCATGTTTTCATAATTTATAGTTTTGTATATTACTTCTAAATTATTTGTAATTACTGTGAGATTATTTATATGTTTTAAGTAATCCACTATATTTAAAACTGT is a genomic window containing:
- a CDS encoding alanine/glycine:cation symporter family protein, whose translation is MKIINSIITNTNNVMYGYLLLAVFLVISVFFTIRLKGIQISHSIHALKLLFSKHEKGDGVSGFVSFCISTASRVGTGNITGVMTAVSAGGPGALFWMWIMAILGGSLAFSESTLAQLYKEKDSQGKFIGGASFYIKSRLKKPILAILFALCMIFTYTTFNGVQANTISSALSKYNVSVYITAIILTVITGIILFSKRRETITHACVFIVPVMAIPYILIGLFIFFTNLPSVPLAFQNIFIQAFKPSAVFGGAIGITISNGLKRGLFSNEAGMGGAPHAAAAAHTSHPCKQGLIQMFSVFTDTILICSISGFILLLSPEAMNEVKNMEGINLFQYAMESHLGSFGSIFITVCILFFSYSSILGNFFYIKTGAAAVKDNFVAYIIVGLMTIAMVFAGSLAEFKTIWGAGDMFMGFMALLNIIVMVILNKPVYLLTKHYVSQLKEHKEPTFDKNIIEELKTDDAITQWDNKN
- a CDS encoding iron-containing alcohol dehydrogenase, with translation MSRFTIPRDLYYGDNAMEELKNLKGYKKAIIVTGGSSMKRGGFLDKCEKILKDTGLEVKIFDGVEPDPSIETVYRGAEAMREFNPDVIVALGGGSALDAAKAMWVFYEYPEKKFDDIKTPFTMPKLRKKAIFAAIPSTSGTASEVTAFSVITDYSTNIKYPLADFEITPDIAILDYSIPMTMPETVSADTGMDALTHSIEAYVAGLRTDITDALAMKAIDMIVHNIEKAVKGDKEGRAKLHVAQCLAGMSFSNALLGIVHSLAHKTGAEFHITHGRCNAILLPYVIQYNSKVCADRFADIARMLKLSGNTDAELTASLVNKVKELNSKLGIKQTYKDNGVTEDHFKQKCDDIAKNAVADPCTGSNPRETDVSNMKKVLEAAYYGNDVNF
- a CDS encoding class II fructose-bisphosphate aldolase, with protein sequence MSIVTLKDALNRAKDGKYGIGAFNVSSFTFLETIIKAAEDKKSPVITQIAEGHVVDMPNFESFCKAAVDMASKASVPVVLHLDHGLTLNTVVRCIQNGFSSIMIDASAYPYEENIRRTKEIVNICHSVRISVEGELGTIGGSEANIVKEEDAFTNPDEALDFVKKTEIDALAISIGNVHGNYKGEPKLDFERLETISKLTNLPLVLHGGSGIYDDDFRKAVSLGICKINFYTGNCKSAGKAVMDFVKEDPEKNGTDLMKLIKGIRNNVYETVCHNMDVFGSSNKAW
- a CDS encoding PTS fructose transporter subunit IIC is translated as MKIVAITSCPTGVAHTYMAANALKKYAASNNVEIKVETQGSDGIGNALTADDIKNADYVLFAADKPVENKDRFIGKKIIEVPVTEAVKNSDNLIKNIISGNIKSYTLEASGDEDLDDLLQTSSRKGIYKHLMAGFSNMLPFIIAGGICIGISFAFGITASNPESPDYNPIAGFFDTIGGGKVGAFSLIIAILSAYIANSVGGKSAFMPGMVAGLLANYYKTGFLGGILAGFVAGYVAILLKKVLKNIPKSISSLKGALLYPLFGLILTCLILWPVFMPIAKLMDLMVQGLNGIGASHKGIIGLIVAGMMATDMGGPINKTAGLFANAAFASGNADFMSAMMAGGMVPPLGIALCTTLFAKYFTETERKAGKTCYFLGACFITEGVIPFAVSDPVRVIVSSVIGAMVSGFLTQYFNIVMMASHGGIFVIPITNKPLLYTGIIILGSVITALVLGFWKKFSAKKN
- a CDS encoding PTS sugar transporter subunit IIA encodes the protein MDFISESTIFLSKSCSNKDELFDFLSCISKDLGISNNAEDVKKGLFDREKDGNTIIGDMIAMPHARSEAINKLKVILVQLEKPIEYNKGENIDLAYSILAPLKANNEFIDILSSVASIVQDDDLQTFIRNSKSGDESKIILKMEEVLKNNA
- a CDS encoding DeoR/GlpR family DNA-binding transcription regulator, with the translated sequence MRSKRIDNIKTFIYNNKIVTLDQICDEFEISKSTIRRDIQDLLLSDKRFKKIYGGIKFESEDNPVPFNERKITNIENKILIAKKAAELVEDNDIIFIDFGTTVLNIVDYLKHINNLTVITNNLEVIYKTINYENMNVISLSGVLDRKNLSLLGASSANILKTFNISKCFMSTTGLSVTNGVTDLSALESEIKSMAVIKSKMVVLLADKSKFNCISLQTYCNLNEIHKLITDELPPDDITSYLKENNIDILLTKSY